A window of the Myxococcus fulvus genome harbors these coding sequences:
- a CDS encoding cyclase family protein, with protein METAAETSRSAPASPWVDISVPLRDGMVHWPDNPEVRITRSQDLDKGDDANVSDLSFGAHSGTHVDAPVHFVKGAEGVDALSFDRLMGVARVLEIRDARAIQVEELKAHAIQPGERLLFKTANSARRWPSRPFQPDFVYLSLAGARYLAELGVRTVGIDYLSIGSPDEGVPTHRALLDADICIIEGLDLSQVREGTYELVCLPLRIAGGDGAPARAILRAR; from the coding sequence ATGGAGACCGCTGCCGAGACGAGCCGCTCCGCCCCCGCGTCGCCGTGGGTGGACATCTCCGTGCCACTGCGCGACGGCATGGTGCACTGGCCGGACAACCCTGAGGTGCGCATCACCCGCTCGCAGGATTTGGACAAGGGGGACGACGCCAACGTGTCGGACCTGTCCTTCGGTGCGCACTCGGGCACCCACGTCGACGCACCCGTGCACTTCGTCAAGGGCGCCGAGGGCGTGGACGCGCTGTCCTTCGACCGGCTGATGGGCGTGGCCCGCGTGCTGGAGATTCGCGACGCGCGCGCCATCCAGGTGGAGGAGCTGAAGGCCCACGCAATCCAGCCGGGGGAGCGGCTGCTCTTCAAGACGGCGAACTCCGCGCGGCGGTGGCCCTCCAGGCCCTTCCAACCCGACTTCGTGTACCTGTCGCTCGCGGGGGCGCGCTATCTGGCGGAGCTCGGCGTGCGCACGGTGGGCATCGACTACCTGTCCATCGGTAGTCCGGACGAAGGCGTGCCCACGCACCGCGCCCTGCTGGACGCGGACATCTGCATCATCGAGGGACTGGATTTGTCCCAGGTTCGCGAGGGGACGTACGAGCTGGTGTGTCTGCCGCTGCGAATCGCGGGGGGCGACGGGGCTCCGGCGCGCGCCATCCTTCGCGCGCGCTGA
- a CDS encoding RluA family pseudouridine synthase, which translates to MAQQKLLVPHEVAGERLDRFVSKHVPGFSLERARALIESGGVRIRGKKCQPTRKLWGGEELELERPEPKAPTRPPVEGPALTVLHDDAALVIIDKPPGLVVEPEGRAASVVDLLASQRPPFDVEGQALPGVVHRLDRETSGCLAFARTDTAAAALLRAFQQKQVDKRYRTLVLGHPPEQGRLEGPYTRDPRDPRRFTTRVHSARRAALSFEVRERFEGAALLEVDLDTGRTHQIRVQLSEAGFPVLGDSLYGTEVAREHPAAKVLGRQALHAFQLELPGPLSGDLVRVQAALPEDFQRALELLRR; encoded by the coding sequence ATGGCGCAGCAGAAACTCCTCGTCCCGCATGAGGTCGCGGGAGAGCGGCTGGACCGTTTCGTCTCCAAGCACGTGCCCGGCTTCTCGCTGGAGCGAGCCCGCGCCCTCATCGAGTCGGGCGGGGTGCGCATCCGCGGCAAGAAGTGTCAGCCCACGCGCAAGCTGTGGGGCGGCGAGGAACTGGAGCTCGAACGTCCGGAGCCCAAGGCCCCCACGCGTCCGCCCGTCGAGGGGCCCGCGCTGACGGTGCTCCATGACGACGCGGCCCTGGTCATCATCGACAAGCCGCCCGGGCTCGTCGTGGAGCCGGAGGGCCGCGCCGCCTCCGTGGTGGACCTGCTCGCCAGCCAGCGCCCTCCCTTCGACGTGGAGGGACAGGCGCTGCCCGGCGTGGTGCACCGGTTGGACCGGGAGACCAGCGGATGTCTGGCCTTCGCGCGCACGGACACCGCGGCGGCGGCGCTCCTGCGCGCCTTCCAGCAGAAGCAGGTGGACAAGCGCTACCGGACGCTCGTCCTGGGCCACCCGCCGGAGCAGGGGCGCCTGGAGGGGCCCTACACGAGAGACCCCAGGGACCCACGCCGCTTCACCACCCGCGTGCACTCCGCGCGCAGGGCGGCGCTCTCCTTCGAGGTGCGCGAGCGCTTCGAGGGGGCCGCGCTCCTGGAGGTGGACCTGGACACGGGGCGCACGCACCAGATTCGCGTGCAGCTCTCCGAGGCGGGCTTCCCGGTGCTGGGGGACTCGCTCTACGGCACCGAGGTCGCCCGCGAGCACCCCGCGGCGAAGGTCCTGGGCCGACAGGCGCTCCATGCGTTCCAACTGGAGCTGCCGGGCCCGTTGAGCGGGGACCTGGTGCGAGTCCAGGCCGCGCTTCCGGAGGACTTCCAGCGCGCCCTGGAGCTCTTGCGTCGCTGA